The following coding sequences lie in one Borreliella spielmanii genomic window:
- a CDS encoding ankyrin repeat domain-containing protein: protein MKKEFIILSLLLQIIMNLNSTTTDTNALIVKELQKNLYAFSSTEYQNNKDTLNKFINSININDKKTLQTLEKIKNDLFIISVFFNNTKGVLIALNLGAEINFKHKMSPISISIINNEFEIIKILVDYGISLNQIDDTGHSPIFWAIYTNNEKVFEFLKESGADLSSTLKNKKTPMQAAIETENIKLIKSLEKKKPYVDNNYKKL from the coding sequence ATGAAAAAAGAATTCATCATACTTTCACTGTTATTACAAATAATAATGAATTTAAATTCAACAACCACCGATACAAATGCTTTAATAGTAAAAGAATTGCAAAAAAATTTGTATGCTTTCAGTAGCACAGAATATCAAAACAATAAAGACACCTTAAATAAATTTATAAATTCAATAAATATCAACGACAAAAAAACCTTACAAACTTTAGAAAAAATTAAAAACGATCTTTTTATAATATCTGTTTTTTTCAACAATACAAAAGGAGTTTTAATTGCGCTAAATCTTGGAGCAGAAATAAACTTTAAACATAAAATGTCTCCAATTTCAATTTCAATAATAAACAACGAATTTGAAATCATAAAAATATTAGTAGATTATGGCATAAGCCTCAATCAAATAGATGATACCGGGCATTCTCCAATATTTTGGGCAATATATACTAATAACGAAAAAGTATTTGAATTTTTAAAAGAAAGCGGAGCTGATTTAAGCTCCACGCTTAAAAATAAAAAAACTCCCATGCAAGCTGCAATAGAAACAGAAAATATAAAATTAATTAAATCTCTGGAAAAGAAAAAACCTTACGTTGATAATAATTATAAAAAATTATAA
- the rpmG gene encoding 50S ribosomal protein L33, whose protein sequence is MGKKKGKGAVELVSLICEETGIRNYTTTKNRRNKQEKLELMKYCPKLRKHTLHKEGKIK, encoded by the coding sequence ATGGGTAAAAAGAAAGGAAAAGGAGCTGTTGAGCTTGTATCTTTGATTTGTGAGGAGACTGGAATTCGGAATTATACCACTACTAAGAATAGACGTAATAAGCAAGAGAAGTTAGAATTGATGAAATATTGTCCAAAATTACGGAAGCATACTCTTCATAAGGAAGGAAAAATAAAATAA
- the rplA gene encoding 50S ribosomal protein L1 — protein MSKKGKKYIAAFSKVDKSKFYNIEEAISLLKKIKFVKFDETIDISVNLNLKKNHTVRDTIVLPNQFMKPKRILVFAKGDRADEARAFGATYVGDDDLINKIKSGWDEFDIVVATPDMMKDVGKLGPILGKKGLMPNPKTQTVTNNLKDAINSLKKGRTEFRANKNGVISFSFGKSSMDNEKIKENYEEFIKEVVKKRPSDLKGAFIDSVYISSTMGPSIKVNFVWR, from the coding sequence ATGTCAAAAAAGGGTAAAAAATACATTGCAGCTTTTTCTAAAGTAGATAAGAGCAAATTTTATAACATTGAAGAAGCAATTTCATTATTGAAAAAAATTAAGTTTGTTAAATTTGATGAAACTATAGATATATCTGTTAACCTTAATTTAAAAAAGAATCATACCGTTAGAGACACTATAGTTTTGCCAAATCAGTTTATGAAGCCAAAAAGAATACTTGTTTTTGCAAAAGGTGATCGAGCAGATGAAGCTAGAGCGTTTGGTGCAACTTATGTTGGAGATGATGATCTGATAAATAAGATTAAAAGTGGTTGGGATGAATTTGACATTGTTGTTGCAACTCCTGATATGATGAAGGATGTTGGAAAACTTGGTCCTATTTTGGGGAAAAAAGGCTTGATGCCTAATCCAAAGACTCAAACAGTCACAAATAATCTTAAGGATGCAATCAATAGCCTTAAAAAAGGCCGAACAGAATTTAGAGCAAATAAAAACGGTGTAATAAGCTTTTCTTTTGGTAAATCCTCTATGGACAATGAAAAGATAAAAGAAAATTATGAGGAATTTATCAAGGAAGTTGTCAAAAAAAGACCGAGTGATTTAAAAGGAGCTTTTATAGATAGTGTTTATATTTCATCTACTATGGGGCCTTCTATAAAAGTTAATTTTGTTTGGAGGTGA
- the proS gene encoding proline--tRNA ligase produces MSDFIASKEDDYSKWYLDIVQKAKLADYSPVKGCMVIMPYGYSIWSKIHSILDKKFKETGHENAYFPMLIPYGFLEKEKDHIDGFSPEFAIIKDAGGESLAEPLVLRPTSETIIWNMYSKWIKSYRDLPLKINQWANVIRWEKRTRPFLRTTEFLWQEGHTAHATEGEALEETLLILDVYKRFIEDYLAIPVFCGKKSEKEKFAGAVSTYSVEALMQDKKALQAATSHYLGLNFAKAFDVKFQDKDGKMRYVFASSWGVSTRLIGALIMVHSDERGLILPPRIAPIEIIVIPIFKKEDKINKKILDYSDCVVQALKKAEFRVEIDKDIRSSPGFRFSSAEFKGIPIRLEIGINDILLNSVTIVRRDKDKKFKYQISLDSLVSKVKAELDSMQKNLFEKALNFRTLNTKEIFSSGKDSYELFKAYMNDYSGFVLSCWCGGVNCENIIKNETKATIRCIPDDFKSRDLTDMTCIYCSSKAKYFVLFAKSY; encoded by the coding sequence ATGAGTGATTTTATAGCATCAAAAGAAGATGATTATTCTAAGTGGTATTTAGATATAGTGCAGAAAGCAAAACTTGCTGATTATAGCCCTGTAAAAGGGTGCATGGTGATTATGCCTTATGGGTATTCTATTTGGAGCAAAATTCATAGCATACTTGATAAAAAATTTAAAGAGACAGGGCATGAGAATGCATATTTTCCTATGCTTATTCCTTATGGTTTTTTAGAAAAAGAAAAGGATCATATTGATGGATTTTCACCGGAGTTTGCAATTATTAAGGATGCTGGTGGAGAGAGTTTAGCTGAGCCTTTAGTTTTAAGGCCTACTTCTGAGACAATTATTTGGAATATGTATAGTAAGTGGATTAAGTCTTACAGAGATCTTCCTCTTAAAATTAATCAATGGGCAAATGTTATTCGCTGGGAAAAGAGAACAAGACCTTTTTTGCGCACCACCGAATTTTTATGGCAAGAAGGGCATACTGCTCATGCTACTGAAGGGGAAGCATTAGAAGAAACTTTGCTGATTTTAGATGTATATAAAAGATTTATAGAAGACTATTTAGCTATTCCAGTTTTTTGTGGTAAAAAATCTGAAAAGGAAAAATTTGCAGGGGCTGTTTCTACTTATTCTGTTGAGGCATTAATGCAAGATAAAAAAGCACTTCAAGCTGCTACATCCCATTATTTAGGATTGAATTTTGCAAAGGCATTTGATGTAAAGTTTCAAGACAAAGATGGCAAGATGAGGTATGTATTTGCTAGTAGTTGGGGTGTTTCTACTAGATTGATTGGTGCTTTGATTATGGTTCATTCTGACGAGAGAGGTTTAATTTTGCCGCCTCGGATTGCTCCTATAGAAATTATAGTTATTCCCATTTTTAAAAAAGAAGATAAGATTAATAAAAAAATTTTGGACTATTCTGATTGTGTTGTGCAAGCTTTAAAAAAAGCAGAATTTAGGGTTGAAATTGATAAGGATATTAGAAGTTCTCCAGGATTTAGATTTTCATCTGCCGAATTTAAAGGAATTCCAATACGTCTTGAAATAGGAATAAATGATATTCTTTTAAATTCTGTTACTATTGTAAGAAGAGATAAAGATAAGAAATTTAAGTATCAGATATCGCTTGATTCTCTTGTTAGTAAGGTTAAGGCAGAACTTGATTCTATGCAGAAGAATTTATTTGAAAAAGCATTGAATTTTAGGACCCTAAATACCAAGGAGATTTTTAGTAGTGGGAAGGATAGTTATGAGCTATTCAAAGCTTATATGAATGATTATTCTGGATTTGTCCTTTCTTGTTGGTGTGGTGGTGTGAATTGTGAAAATATTATTAAAAATGAAACTAAAGCTACAATAAGATGCATTCCTGATGATTTTAAATCCAGGGATTTAACAGACATGACTTGTATTTATTGTTCTTCTAAGGCTAAATATTTTGTTTTATTTGCCAAATCTTACTAA
- a CDS encoding DUF2259 domain-containing protein: MIKLYIVFFYFFSFLLGFPENIFFKNLGFSNDGQYFMFGEYGFENGYYYSAVYFVDVIKNNFANSGVHSRVFKEHIEYLDSYDKSLYELLKMINFKVREFKINHLRRGREIYFYVKSEIPETDFLNFIDFKTGNEYQVFINKDINSQEGSSSFKIFLSVRYCNSTLEKHLTVGRGNFYRKNVVDYKIREIVLFPNEDGIVFVLEKIMLNSYGNKYKRFMVEVKKY, translated from the coding sequence ATGATTAAACTGTATATTGTTTTTTTTTATTTTTTTTCTTTTTTATTAGGGTTTCCAGAAAATATTTTTTTTAAAAATTTAGGATTCTCTAATGATGGTCAATATTTTATGTTTGGCGAATATGGGTTTGAAAATGGATATTATTATTCTGCTGTTTATTTTGTTGATGTTATTAAAAATAATTTTGCAAATTCTGGGGTGCATTCTAGGGTTTTTAAGGAGCACATTGAGTATTTAGACAGCTATGATAAAAGCCTTTACGAACTTTTAAAGATGATTAATTTTAAAGTTAGAGAATTTAAAATTAATCATTTAAGAAGAGGGCGAGAAATTTATTTTTATGTTAAGAGTGAGATTCCAGAAACAGATTTTTTAAATTTTATTGATTTTAAAACAGGAAACGAATATCAAGTTTTTATAAATAAGGATATTAATTCCCAAGAAGGTTCTTCTTCTTTTAAAATTTTTCTATCTGTCAGATATTGTAATTCAACTCTAGAAAAACATTTGACTGTTGGGAGAGGGAATTTCTATAGAAAAAATGTTGTTGATTACAAAATAAGAGAGATTGTTTTGTTTCCAAATGAAGATGGAATTGTTTTTGTTTTGGAAAAAATAATGTTAAATTCTTATGGGAATAAGTATAAGCGGTTTATGGTTGAAGTTAAAAAATATTGA
- the rplK gene encoding 50S ribosomal protein L11, producing the protein MAKKKAISWIKLQVPAAQAAPGAKIGQALGPHGVSGPQFVKEFNERTAKMEPGIVVPVIITVYSDKSFSFIVKTPPASILIKKAIGIESGSKKSNTDKVGTISKEKLMEIVRIKMPDLNAKSESAAFKIISGSARSMGVEVEK; encoded by the coding sequence ATGGCAAAAAAAAAAGCAATTTCTTGGATTAAATTACAGGTTCCAGCTGCTCAAGCAGCTCCTGGAGCTAAAATAGGACAAGCGCTTGGACCACATGGAGTTAGTGGTCCTCAGTTTGTAAAGGAATTTAATGAGAGAACCGCAAAAATGGAGCCTGGCATTGTGGTTCCTGTTATCATTACTGTTTATAGCGATAAAAGTTTTTCTTTTATTGTAAAGACCCCTCCAGCTTCAATTTTAATTAAAAAAGCTATTGGGATAGAGTCAGGATCTAAAAAATCTAATACAGATAAAGTTGGGACTATATCAAAAGAAAAGTTAATGGAAATAGTAAGAATTAAAATGCCTGATTTAAATGCAAAATCAGAATCAGCAGCTTTTAAAATTATTTCAGGAAGTGCACGTTCAATGGGTGTTGAGGTGGAGAAATAA
- a CDS encoding DUF3996 domain-containing protein: MRMLLATIILILTTGLLTAQSKNKAMVGDDFDFEKLLEKEESVRRLFGIGFGVGYPLTNITISVPYVDIDLGYGGFVGLKPNNFVPYVVMGIDLLFKDEIHKNTMISGGIGIGADWSKGSPEKSNEKLEEEENEVQQTASLENRIGVVIRLPLVIEYSFLKNIVIGFKAVATIGTTMLFGSPMSFEGARFNFLGTGFIKIYI, translated from the coding sequence ATGAGAATGCTATTAGCAACAATAATACTTATATTAACAACAGGTTTATTAACTGCCCAATCAAAAAACAAAGCTATGGTTGGAGATGATTTTGACTTTGAAAAACTTCTTGAAAAAGAAGAGTCTGTGCGTCGCTTATTTGGCATAGGCTTTGGAGTTGGATATCCACTTACAAACATTACCATATCTGTTCCTTATGTAGATATAGACCTCGGCTATGGGGGATTTGTTGGGCTTAAACCCAATAATTTCGTGCCCTATGTTGTAATGGGAATAGATCTTTTATTTAAAGACGAAATACATAAAAACACTATGATTTCCGGAGGAATTGGAATAGGTGCAGATTGGTCAAAAGGTAGTCCTGAAAAATCGAATGAAAAACTTGAAGAAGAAGAAAATGAAGTTCAACAAACAGCTTCTCTTGAGAATAGAATAGGGGTTGTAATAAGGCTACCTTTAGTAATAGAATACAGCTTTCTTAAAAATATTGTGATTGGGTTTAAAGCTGTTGCTACTATTGGAACAACCATGCTATTTGGCAGCCCAATGTCATTCGAAGGAGCTAGATTTAATTTCTTGGGCACGGGTTTTATAAAAATATATATATAA
- the nusG gene encoding transcription termination/antitermination protein NusG, with the protein MSRAWYVVQTYSQYEKKIEQDIKLLISEGVFSGVVLDVKAPIEKIEEIRNGKKRIRERKIWPGYILVELDLPEVGWKDIVANIIKVQGVINFVGVSKGQRPIPINDEEVKSVFMLTGEIKANKSIFMLYDFEEGERVRIKGGPFDSFEGLISSIDYERKKLKVSVQIFGRSTPVEVDFQHIEKI; encoded by the coding sequence ATGTCTAGAGCTTGGTATGTAGTTCAAACTTATTCTCAATATGAGAAAAAGATAGAGCAAGACATAAAACTTTTAATAAGTGAAGGTGTTTTTAGCGGTGTAGTGCTAGATGTTAAGGCTCCTATTGAAAAAATAGAAGAAATAAGAAATGGCAAGAAAAGAATAAGGGAGAGAAAAATTTGGCCAGGTTATATTCTTGTTGAGCTAGATCTTCCAGAGGTAGGTTGGAAGGATATTGTCGCTAATATTATTAAAGTTCAAGGTGTTATTAATTTTGTAGGTGTTAGCAAAGGCCAAAGGCCTATTCCTATTAATGATGAAGAAGTAAAAAGTGTTTTTATGCTTACTGGTGAGATTAAAGCAAATAAATCTATTTTTATGCTTTATGACTTTGAGGAAGGAGAAAGAGTCAGAATTAAAGGTGGTCCTTTTGATTCTTTTGAAGGGCTTATTAGTTCTATTGATTACGAAAGAAAGAAATTAAAGGTTTCAGTTCAAATCTTTGGAAGATCAACGCCTGTTGAGGTTGATTTTCAACATATAGAAAAGATTTAA
- a CDS encoding dicarboxylate/amino acid:cation symporter gives MNVKINFFFTLPIGIFLGLFFPLGIYSSLSHAFIRLSYLSLIPFLIFSIPLGIENIIENKNFKKLFGKTIYYGILTNLSGVVVAIIAAIIYLPQRIPILEKTIQNTYFFEKEVLLETFFPKNIFKIFTSGNPNLLSIYMISIILGTSFYYAKQKGRIARELMLSASNLFYHANGFIAKILNIGIIFIAADYTVSLKNFKDYQNYINSITFFLTWTIIILFVILPIISYRLTKNFRMIYKGIFVSFQNIIFSGLSRDSYSPYVILIEDIKSERINIKKSIIINIPLINFISKFGTIFVSVISFFIILKSYSSLPISIYEISYMGVLSFLFIFAFPHIPNSLIYIITMLCSTYTKGIELNVSNITPMMPILISLALLIDFAFNIAIIHIINFKELKDQEKIN, from the coding sequence ATGAATGTAAAAATCAATTTTTTTTTCACTCTGCCTATTGGTATCTTTTTAGGATTATTTTTCCCTCTTGGAATTTATAGTTCTTTATCTCATGCTTTTATAAGATTATCATACTTATCTCTTATTCCTTTCTTAATATTTTCAATTCCATTGGGAATTGAAAATATTATTGAAAATAAAAACTTTAAAAAACTCTTTGGCAAAACAATTTATTATGGAATTTTAACTAACCTGTCTGGAGTTGTTGTAGCAATAATAGCTGCAATAATATATCTTCCACAAAGAATTCCAATATTAGAAAAAACAATACAAAATACATATTTTTTCGAAAAAGAAGTTTTACTAGAAACATTTTTTCCAAAAAATATTTTCAAAATATTTACATCTGGTAATCCGAATCTACTCAGTATCTATATGATTTCAATAATACTAGGAACTAGCTTTTATTATGCAAAACAAAAGGGCAGAATAGCTAGAGAACTAATGCTAAGCGCATCTAATCTTTTTTACCATGCAAATGGATTTATTGCAAAGATATTAAATATAGGAATCATTTTTATAGCAGCAGATTACACCGTAAGCCTAAAAAACTTTAAGGATTATCAAAATTATATAAATAGCATAACATTCTTTCTAACATGGACAATTATAATTTTATTCGTAATATTACCAATAATTAGCTATAGATTGACAAAAAATTTTAGAATGATATATAAAGGAATCTTTGTATCATTCCAAAATATAATATTTTCAGGACTATCAAGAGATTCTTATTCCCCTTATGTGATATTAATAGAAGATATCAAAAGTGAAAGAATAAATATAAAAAAATCCATAATTATAAACATACCCCTAATAAATTTTATTTCTAAATTTGGGACTATTTTTGTTTCAGTAATATCATTTTTTATAATTTTAAAATCATATTCTAGTCTGCCTATTTCTATCTATGAAATAAGCTATATGGGTGTTTTATCATTTCTTTTTATCTTTGCATTTCCCCATATACCAAATAGCTTAATTTACATAATTACAATGCTTTGCTCTACATATACAAAAGGAATAGAGTTAAACGTTTCTAACATAACACCAATGATGCCAATATTAATCTCTTTGGCTTTACTGATTGATTTTGCTTTTAACATTGCAATAATTCATATAATAAATTTTAAAGAATTAAAAGATCAAGAAAAAATTAACTAA
- a CDS encoding DUF3996 domain-containing protein, whose translation MIKNFKKIHILILALGVIHLSFASDNYMVRCSKEEDSTTCIAKLKGIKEKKSYDLFSMGIGIGNPIANIIVTIPYVNIDFGYGGFIGLKSNNFENYLNGGIDVIFKKQIGQYMRIGGGIGIGADWSKTSLIPPDEEEETDYERIGAVIRIPFVMEYNFAKNLYMGFKIYPALGPTILLTKPNILFEGIKFNFFGFGFIKFAFN comes from the coding sequence ATGATAAAAAATTTTAAAAAAATACATATCTTAATATTAGCATTAGGTGTAATACACCTTTCTTTTGCATCTGACAATTACATGGTCAGATGCAGCAAAGAGGAAGATTCAACCACCTGTATCGCAAAACTTAAAGGCATAAAAGAAAAAAAAAGCTATGACTTATTTTCAATGGGTATTGGAATAGGCAATCCTATTGCAAACATCATAGTTACAATTCCTTATGTAAATATTGATTTTGGATATGGAGGTTTTATTGGCCTTAAGTCAAACAACTTTGAAAATTATCTAAACGGTGGAATAGATGTTATTTTTAAAAAACAAATTGGGCAATATATGAGAATCGGCGGCGGCATTGGAATAGGTGCAGATTGGTCAAAAACATCCCTTATACCTCCCGATGAAGAGGAAGAGACTGATTATGAGAGAATAGGTGCTGTTATAAGAATTCCTTTTGTAATGGAATATAACTTTGCAAAAAATTTATACATGGGATTCAAAATTTACCCCGCATTAGGACCAACGATATTGCTGACAAAGCCAAACATTTTATTTGAAGGAATTAAATTTAATTTTTTTGGATTTGGATTCATTAAATTTGCATTTAATTAA
- a CDS encoding fructose-specific PTS transporter subunit EIIC, with the protein MFFNFLKKDLVFVLPEVNSKEGVIDFLVEKINDKGYIDSKKEFLQGILDREKIGDTSWENGVAIPHFIGDVVKTSFISLLYIKGAGVKWSEENPPVNLIFLICMSKKQQGNEHLKAIAFIAKLFEDDAFQNALNGMVTADDIYYYIENVQRKVKEEDFRATKSEKIVAVTACPVGVAHTYIAAKKIENEAKKQGYDIRVETQGSIGIENALTEEEIKNADIVILAVDKDVDEKRFEGKRVYKVSTVKAINNTENIIKEAFNAPIFFYKDAGVNGSSKGPIITGKGSFYKYLMSGVSPMIPVVATGGILIALSIAFVGIGPDGPNFSEHPFYKQIADIGSVAFGMMLPVLAGFISMAIADKPGLAPGLVGGVISGNVKAGFLGAIFAGFLAGYIAKFLAKRSVPEWLRPVMPIFVIPLISTIIVGFFMLYVGVYIGEFMGVLEGGLKSLQSNSETFGVLGKIFLGLVLGSMITVDMGGPFNKVAFLFGVGLIPQVPEIMGMVAAAIPVPPMAMGLATFLAPKLFENEEKESGKIAFLISFIGISEGAIPFAASDPGRVIPSIVVGGAVSSIIAAFLGVANHAPHGGPIVLPVIDNKFEFIIAIAVGVAVATALVIFLKSLKLKESE; encoded by the coding sequence ATGTTTTTTAATTTTTTAAAAAAAGATCTTGTATTTGTTTTGCCAGAAGTAAATTCAAAAGAGGGTGTAATTGATTTTTTAGTTGAAAAAATCAATGATAAAGGATATATAGATAGTAAAAAAGAGTTTCTTCAAGGAATTCTTGATAGAGAGAAAATAGGTGATACTTCTTGGGAAAATGGGGTTGCAATTCCTCATTTTATAGGAGATGTTGTTAAAACCAGTTTTATTTCATTGCTTTACATTAAAGGTGCTGGGGTTAAGTGGTCTGAAGAAAATCCTCCCGTTAATTTAATATTTTTGATTTGCATGTCAAAAAAGCAACAAGGCAATGAGCATCTTAAGGCGATTGCCTTTATAGCTAAGCTGTTTGAAGATGATGCTTTTCAAAATGCTTTAAACGGGATGGTTACTGCTGATGACATTTATTATTATATAGAAAATGTTCAGAGAAAAGTTAAAGAAGAGGATTTTAGAGCTACAAAATCAGAGAAAATAGTGGCTGTAACTGCTTGTCCTGTTGGAGTTGCTCATACATATATTGCAGCAAAGAAAATTGAAAATGAAGCTAAAAAGCAGGGGTACGATATTAGGGTCGAAACCCAAGGATCTATTGGTATTGAAAATGCCTTAACAGAAGAAGAAATTAAGAATGCAGATATTGTAATACTTGCTGTTGATAAGGATGTTGATGAAAAGAGATTTGAAGGTAAGAGAGTTTATAAAGTTTCAACTGTAAAAGCGATAAATAATACGGAAAATATTATTAAAGAAGCGTTTAATGCTCCAATATTTTTTTACAAAGACGCTGGGGTTAATGGTAGTTCTAAAGGCCCGATTATAACAGGTAAAGGGAGTTTTTATAAATATTTAATGAGTGGGGTATCTCCAATGATTCCTGTTGTTGCAACCGGAGGAATTTTAATTGCTCTTAGCATTGCTTTTGTTGGGATTGGACCCGATGGGCCAAATTTTTCTGAGCATCCATTTTATAAGCAAATTGCAGATATTGGCTCTGTTGCTTTTGGAATGATGCTGCCCGTTCTTGCTGGTTTTATTTCAATGGCAATTGCTGATAAGCCCGGTCTTGCGCCTGGTCTTGTTGGTGGAGTAATATCTGGAAATGTAAAAGCAGGTTTTTTGGGTGCAATATTTGCAGGATTTCTAGCAGGCTATATTGCTAAGTTTTTAGCAAAGAGATCTGTTCCTGAATGGCTAAGGCCTGTAATGCCCATATTTGTAATTCCGTTAATAAGCACCATTATTGTTGGCTTTTTTATGTTATATGTTGGTGTTTATATTGGAGAATTTATGGGGGTTCTTGAGGGCGGGCTTAAATCTTTACAGAGCAATTCAGAAACTTTTGGTGTATTAGGTAAAATTTTCTTAGGTTTAGTGTTGGGGTCAATGATTACTGTTGATATGGGTGGACCTTTTAATAAAGTGGCGTTTCTTTTTGGTGTAGGACTAATTCCCCAAGTGCCAGAAATAATGGGAATGGTGGCAGCAGCAATTCCTGTTCCCCCTATGGCTATGGGGCTTGCAACTTTTTTAGCGCCTAAATTATTTGAAAATGAAGAGAAAGAATCTGGAAAAATAGCCTTTTTAATTTCATTTATTGGTATTAGTGAGGGGGCTATTCCTTTTGCTGCTAGTGATCCTGGAAGGGTAATTCCTTCGATAGTGGTGGGAGGAGCTGTATCAAGCATTATCGCGGCTTTTTTAGGTGTTGCCAATCATGCTCCACACGGAGGGCCAATAGTGCTTCCTGTTATTGATAATAAATTTGAGTTTATTATTGCAATTGCTGTTGGAGTTGCAGTTGCAACAGCGTTGGTAATTTTTTTGAAATCTTTAAAATTAAAGGAATCTGAATGA
- the secE gene encoding preprotein translocase subunit SecE: MFRFIKDSILELKKVTWPKYNEVVENGKQVFWLVLFVSIFLGIVDYLMFLVVTYVF, from the coding sequence GTGTTTAGGTTTATCAAAGATAGTATCTTGGAGCTTAAGAAGGTAACGTGGCCTAAGTATAATGAAGTGGTTGAAAATGGAAAGCAAGTTTTTTGGTTGGTATTATTTGTTTCAATTTTCTTAGGCATAGTCGATTATCTCATGTTTCTTGTTGTAACTTATGTATTTTAG
- the manA gene encoding mannose-6-phosphate isomerase, class I has protein sequence MNEDNIFLMKNSIKEYDWGGVSFIPNLLGDKIDGKPKAEMWLGAHKTFSSKILYRNEYVLLSDFLEDRKELLGCNDEFPFLFKVLSANKPLSIQIHPSKDIALKGHESENNKGIDIDDPKRIYKDKNPKIELIYALSDFYALKGFLPLGEIKRICEILKLNFDFQSHKDFVKTVFDLQAYELEKIIEKILKNLNLIDNFRGYWFNEIYNIYGVDVGLLVFLGMNILKLKPGEVVYTNSQEVHAYLKGDCIELMTNSDNVIRAGLTTKYIDKEEMLRVGKFEEEKVSFLNPDFQNGFSVFRLPNTNLKLIQKKINESICINRNSAMVLLVLDGCVNINKSLDLNKGESIFIGRKAENLFINGDGQAFIAGFD, from the coding sequence ATGAATGAAGATAATATTTTTTTAATGAAAAATAGTATTAAAGAATATGATTGGGGAGGGGTTAGTTTTATTCCCAATCTTTTAGGTGATAAGATTGATGGAAAGCCTAAAGCTGAAATGTGGCTTGGAGCGCACAAAACATTTTCTAGTAAGATTTTATATAGAAATGAGTATGTGCTTTTAAGCGATTTTTTAGAAGACCGTAAAGAGCTTTTAGGTTGTAATGACGAATTTCCCTTTTTATTTAAGGTGTTGTCTGCAAATAAACCTTTATCTATTCAAATTCATCCTTCTAAAGATATTGCCTTGAAAGGGCATGAATCAGAGAATAATAAAGGGATAGATATTGATGATCCTAAAAGGATATATAAAGACAAAAATCCCAAAATTGAGCTTATTTATGCATTGAGTGATTTTTATGCCCTTAAAGGCTTTTTGCCTTTGGGCGAGATTAAAAGAATTTGTGAAATTCTAAAATTAAATTTCGACTTTCAATCACATAAAGATTTTGTAAAAACCGTTTTTGATTTGCAAGCGTATGAACTTGAGAAGATTATTGAGAAAATTTTAAAAAATTTAAATCTTATTGATAATTTTAGGGGTTATTGGTTTAATGAAATTTACAATATTTATGGTGTAGATGTGGGTCTTTTAGTATTTTTAGGCATGAATATTTTAAAACTAAAACCAGGGGAAGTTGTTTATACAAATAGTCAAGAGGTGCATGCATATCTTAAGGGAGACTGCATTGAGCTTATGACCAATTCTGACAATGTTATTAGAGCTGGTCTTACTACTAAGTATATTGATAAAGAGGAGATGTTAAGAGTTGGTAAATTTGAGGAAGAAAAGGTATCATTTTTAAATCCCGATTTTCAAAATGGTTTTAGTGTATTTAGACTTCCTAATACTAATTTGAAATTAATTCAAAAAAAAATAAATGAGAGCATTTGTATCAATAGAAATAGTGCAATGGTCTTGTTAGTTTTAGATGGATGTGTGAATATAAATAAATCTTTAGATCTTAATAAAGGTGAGAGCATTTTTATAGGCAGAAAAGCTGAAAACTTGTTTATTAATGGGGATGGTCAAGCTTTTATTGCTGGTTTTGATTAA